A part of Pararoseomonas sp. SCSIO 73927 genomic DNA contains:
- a CDS encoding FAD-dependent oxidoreductase, with the protein MSGHVVLGAGVAGLAVAHRARELGTEVTLYEASATAGGLLDSFTVDGWRFDNGVHLSFASEPEVRAVFDRTPYAEHEAASLNWDDGRWLKHPVQNNMFPLPAEERTALIADFVARPELEVRTYRDWLIHQYGHAIAERWPLVYTRKYWTVDAGELGLDWIGNRMRRADVREVLFGAMSPEAPSTYYISRMRYPVRGGYRAFIEPLIEGADIRTGHRATALDWRARRIRFANGEEVAYDGLVSTIPLPVLIDIMTEVPDEVRAAAASLFASQVDLISIGIARPDVSPSLWFYIYDTDIMAARVYSPSWKSAANAPAGHSSLQFEIYSSPRNPQTATPEEMKENCLAALETMGLARRDEVVLLHHKTLPYGNVVFDLGMEARRDLVVDWVRGCGIELAGRFGEWAYLWSNQSFMSGRRAAEAMLRASDASS; encoded by the coding sequence GTGAGCGGCCATGTTGTGCTCGGCGCGGGGGTCGCCGGCCTGGCCGTAGCCCATCGCGCGCGGGAGCTGGGGACGGAGGTGACGCTCTACGAGGCTTCCGCCACGGCAGGCGGGCTGCTCGACAGCTTCACCGTGGATGGCTGGCGCTTCGACAACGGCGTCCACCTCTCCTTCGCCAGCGAGCCGGAGGTGCGCGCGGTGTTCGACCGCACGCCCTACGCGGAGCACGAGGCCGCGTCGCTGAACTGGGATGACGGGCGCTGGCTCAAGCACCCCGTGCAGAACAACATGTTCCCGCTCCCGGCCGAGGAGAGGACGGCGCTCATCGCCGATTTCGTGGCACGGCCGGAGCTCGAGGTCCGGACCTATCGCGACTGGCTGATCCACCAGTACGGCCATGCGATCGCGGAGCGCTGGCCGCTCGTCTACACGCGCAAGTACTGGACGGTCGATGCGGGGGAGCTCGGGCTCGACTGGATCGGGAACCGCATGCGGCGCGCCGACGTGCGGGAGGTGCTGTTCGGCGCGATGAGCCCGGAGGCCCCGAGCACCTACTACATCAGCCGGATGCGCTACCCCGTCCGGGGCGGCTACCGGGCCTTCATCGAGCCGCTGATCGAGGGGGCCGACATCCGGACGGGCCATCGCGCGACGGCGCTGGACTGGCGCGCGCGGCGCATCCGCTTCGCGAACGGCGAGGAGGTAGCCTACGACGGGCTGGTGAGCACTATTCCCCTGCCGGTGCTCATCGACATCATGACGGAGGTGCCCGACGAGGTCCGCGCCGCCGCGGCGAGCCTCTTCGCCAGCCAGGTGGACCTGATCTCCATCGGTATCGCCCGGCCCGACGTGTCGCCGAGCCTGTGGTTCTACATCTACGACACGGACATCATGGCGGCCCGCGTCTACTCGCCGAGCTGGAAGTCGGCGGCGAACGCGCCCGCCGGGCACAGCTCGCTCCAGTTCGAGATCTACTCCTCCCCTCGCAACCCGCAGACCGCGACGCCGGAGGAGATGAAGGAGAACTGCCTGGCCGCGCTGGAGACGATGGGGCTCGCCCGGCGCGACGAGGTGGTGCTGCTCCATCACAAGACGCTTCCCTACGGCAACGTCGTCTTCGATCTCGGCATGGAGGCGCGGCGCGACCTGGTCGTGGACTGGGTGCGCGGGTGCGGGATCGAGCTCGCGGGGCGCTTCGGGGAATGGGCGTATCTCTGGAGCAACCAGAGCTTCATGTCCGGCCGGCGTGCCGCGGAAGCGATGCTGCGCGCTTCGGACGCCTCGTCCTGA
- a CDS encoding NAD(P)-dependent oxidoreductase encodes MARVVLAGAGGMLGSAFRKRLAGADLVCLGREGLDVSRPRELREHIASLSPALVINCAADTNVEAAEDDPRQAYAVNALLPELLAGTCGRAGARFLHFSSTGCYGDWKRAPYGDYDPLRPTTVHHAAKAAGEEAVRRALPESLILRLGWLYGGDAQHRKNFVWARIAEARGAETVFSDPHQTGTPTHVEDVVTQSLRLLEEEISGTLNCVAGGAASRFDYVLRILQSAGLSTRLLPRRFERRAPVSANEAASNDKLSLLGLNVMPGWEDALERYVASLLAAQP; translated from the coding sequence ATGGCCCGCGTGGTCCTGGCTGGTGCCGGCGGCATGCTTGGCAGCGCCTTCCGCAAGCGCCTGGCCGGGGCGGACCTCGTCTGCCTCGGGCGCGAGGGGCTGGACGTGTCGCGCCCCCGGGAACTGCGCGAGCACATCGCCTCGCTGTCGCCCGCGCTGGTGATCAACTGCGCGGCCGACACGAATGTCGAGGCGGCGGAGGACGATCCCCGGCAGGCCTATGCCGTCAACGCCCTGCTGCCGGAACTTCTCGCCGGGACCTGCGGAAGGGCCGGCGCGCGCTTCCTTCACTTCTCCTCTACGGGCTGCTACGGCGACTGGAAGCGCGCGCCCTACGGCGACTACGACCCCCTCCGGCCCACCACCGTGCACCACGCCGCCAAGGCCGCCGGGGAGGAGGCGGTGCGCCGCGCCCTCCCGGAAAGCCTCATCCTGCGCCTCGGCTGGCTCTACGGCGGGGACGCGCAGCACCGGAAGAACTTCGTCTGGGCCCGGATCGCCGAGGCGCGCGGGGCCGAGACCGTCTTCTCGGACCCGCACCAGACCGGCACCCCGACCCATGTCGAGGACGTGGTGACCCAGAGCCTGCGGCTGCTGGAGGAGGAGATCTCGGGGACACTGAACTGCGTCGCCGGGGGGGCGGCCTCGCGCTTCGACTACGTGCTGCGGATCCTGCAATCGGCCGGGCTCTCCACCCGCCTGCTGCCGCGGCGCTTCGAGCGCAGGGCGCCGGTCTCGGCGAACGAGGCCGCGTCGAACGACAAGCTGAGCCTGCTGGGCCTGAACGTCATGCCGGGTTGGGAGGATGCGTTGGAACGCTACGTCGCCTCGTTGCTGGCCGCCCAACCGTGA
- a CDS encoding dTDP-4-dehydrorhamnose 3,5-epimerase, which yields MSAPLLTPLRRIHTPNGDVLHGMKASDAGYAGFGEAYFSMVAGGATKGWKRHFRMTLNLVCIAGAVRFVVYGEAEQLLDVTLSPSSPERYRRLTVPPMLWVGFRGETAGDNVILNVASIPHDPAEAETIDLSRFPWPDGEGG from the coding sequence GTGAGCGCGCCCCTGCTCACCCCGCTGCGGCGCATCCACACCCCGAACGGGGACGTGCTGCACGGCATGAAGGCGAGCGATGCCGGCTATGCGGGCTTCGGCGAGGCGTACTTCTCAATGGTCGCCGGCGGCGCCACGAAGGGCTGGAAGCGGCACTTCCGCATGACCCTGAACCTCGTCTGCATCGCAGGCGCGGTGCGCTTCGTGGTGTACGGGGAGGCGGAGCAGCTGCTCGACGTCACGCTCTCCCCCTCCTCGCCGGAGCGCTACCGGCGGCTGACCGTGCCGCCGATGCTCTGGGTCGGGTTCCGCGGCGAGACGGCCGGGGACAACGTCATCCTCAACGTCGCGAGCATCCCGCACGACCCGGCCGAGGCGGAGACGATCGACCTGTCCCGCTTCCCCTGGCCCGATGGAGAGGGGGGCTGA